A single region of the Labeo rohita strain BAU-BD-2019 chromosome 3, IGBB_LRoh.1.0, whole genome shotgun sequence genome encodes:
- the nubp1 gene encoding cytosolic Fe-S cluster assembly factor nubp1 encodes MADVPSDAPEHCPGTSSDQAGKSSACQGCPNQNICASGAAKAPDPAIEEIKQKMMSVKHKILVLSGKGGVGKSTFSAHLSHALASDDSKEVALLDVDICGPSIPKIMGLEGEQVHQSGSGWSPVYVEDNLAVMSIGFLLSSPDDAVIWRGPKKNGMIKQFLRDVDWGEVDYLIVDTPPGTSDEHLSIVQYLSGAGIDGAVIITTPQEVSLQDVRKEIRFCKKVKLPIIGVIENMSGFVCPKCKNTSQIFPPTTGGAQRMCEELNLPLLGRVPLDPRIGKSCDEGKSFLTEVPDSPAAVAYQNIVQKIRDYCSSNSTSDEPC; translated from the exons ATGGCGGATGTTCCTAGTGATGCGCCAGAAC ACTGTCCGGGCACAAGCAGTGACCAGGCTGGTAAATCATCAGCCTGTCAAGGATGCCCAAACCAAAACATATGTGCGTCTGGTGCTGCCAAAGCTCCTGATCCAg CCATAGAAGAAATTAAGCAGAAAATGATGTCTGTAAAACACAAGATTCTGGTTTTGTCTGGAAAAGGGGGTGTTGGGAAGAGCACGTTCAGCGCACATTTGTCTCATGCATTAGCTAGTGATGACTCCAAAGAG GTTGCCCTGCTAGATGTGGACATCTGTGGGCCATCTATACCAAAAATAATGGGGTTAGAGGGGGAGCAG GTTCATCAGAGCGGCTCAGGCTGGTCCCCAGTG TATGTTGAGGACAACTTGGCCGTCATGTCCATCGGCTTCCTGCTCAGTAGTCCAGATGATGCCGTTATCTGGAGAGGCCCCAAAAAGAATG GCATGATAAAACAGTTTCTGAGAGATGTGGACTGGGGAGAAGTGGACTATCTGATCGTAGACACACCTCCAGGAACATCTGATGAGCATTTGTCCATAGTGCAGTATCTCAGCGGCGCTGGGATCGATGGAGCCGTCATCATCACCACCCCGCAG GAAGTCTCTCTGCAGGATGTGAGAAAAGAGATCCGATTCTGCAAAAAGGTCAAATTGCCCATTATAGGTGTGATTGAAAACATGAGTGGCTTTGTTTGTCCTAAATGCAAG AACACATCACAGATATTTCCTCCAACCACAGGAGGAGCACAGAGAATGTGTGAAGAACTAAACCTCCCTCTTTTGGGCAGAGTACCCCTGGATCCACGGATAG GGAAAAGCTGTGACGAGGGAAAGTCTTTCCTGACTGAGGTTCCAGACTCTCCTGCTGCAGTGGCCTATCAGAATATTGTCCAGA aAATCCGAGATTACTGTTCTTCCAATTCTACATCAGATGAACCTTGTTGA